The Schistocerca piceifrons isolate TAMUIC-IGC-003096 chromosome 5, iqSchPice1.1, whole genome shotgun sequence genome has a segment encoding these proteins:
- the LOC124798642 gene encoding pro-resilin-like, translated as MDKMLVLLTIAIMGVTGEPPVDRQYLPPGGNGAISTQYGAPNGGANGLSRTNGLSTRYGAPNGNGFGRSNGGLSSSYGAPSSGVLNGGFGGGNGRTNGAPSSQYGAPSGGVFNGGNGLSTQYGAPNGVARTNGATNGFGRSNGLSTQYGAPNGGANGYNGARTPSSLYGAPNGNGFGRMNGLSSQYGAPNGAGNGFAGGNGGLSTQYGAPNGRSNGAGYNGFSNGNGGLSTAYGAPGAAGYGRGGASQDDLSEPANYEFSYTVEDAATGTEFGHEESRQGESAQGQYHVLLPDGRRQVVDYEADEGGYRPTVNYEETGRGNGGYVNGGYANGGNGGYPSGNGGYSNGNGGYSNGNGGYPSGNGGYPGANGGYPSGNGGYPGANGGYPNGNGGQSSGNGPY; from the exons ATGGACAAG ATGTTGGTGCTTCTAACAATTGCCATTATGGGCGTAACGGGCGAGCCCCCAGTGGATCGTCAGTACCTGCCACCTGGAGGGAACGGTGCCATTTCTACACAGTATGGGGCCCCGAATGGTGGTGCCAACGGATTGTCGAGGACAAACGGGCTCTCGACGAGGTACGGAGCACCCAATGGCAACGGTTTCGGCAGGAGCAATGGTGGTCTCTCCTCCTCCTACGGTGCACCCAGCAGTGGTGTTCTAAACGGAGGCTTCGGCGGCGGTAATGGAAGGACAAATGGAGCTCCGTCATCACAGTATGGAGCTCCCAGTGGCGGAGTATTCAATGGAGGAAACGGGCTCTCCACACAGTACGGCGCTCCAAACGGAGTTGCGAGAACAAATGGAGCCACTAACGGGTTCGGAAGATCTAACGGCCTGTCGACGCAGTATGGTGCTCCGAACGGAGGAGCGAATGGATACAACGGTGCGAGGACGCCGTCATCACTCTACGGAGCTCCGAACGGTAACGGCTTTGGCAGGATGAATGGACTCTCTTCACAGTACGGTGCCCCAAACGGTGCGGGTAACGGTTTTGCTGGAGGAAACGGTGGCCTGTCCACCCAGTACGGAGCACCCAATGGAAGGAGCAACGGCGCAGGATACAACGGTTTTTCTAATGGGAATGGCGGTCTTTCTACAGCCTACGGTGCTCCTGGAGCAGCTGGCTATGGCCGAGGAGGTGCCTCCCAAGACGACCTTTCG GAACCAGCCAACTACGAGTTCAGCTACACGGTGGAGGACGCTGCGACCGGCACCGAGTTCGGCCACGAGGAGTCGCGGCAGGGGGAGAGCGCCCAGGGCCAGTATCACGTGCTGCTGCCCGACGGTCGCAGGCAGGTGGTCGACTACGAGGCCGACGAGGGCGGCTACAGGCCCACCGTCAACTACGAGGAGACGGGCCGCGGCAACGGCGGATACGTCAACGGGGGTTACGCTAACGGCGGAAACGGGGGCTACCCCAGCGGCAATGGTGGTTACTCCAATGGTAACGGTGGGTACTCGAACGGCAACGGAGGATACCCCAGCGGCAACGGTGGATATCCTGGAGCGAATGGTGGATACCCCAGCGGCAACGGTGGATATCCTGGAGCGAATGGGGGCTATCCCAACGGTAATGGCGGACAGTCTTCTGGAAACGGGCCGTATTAA